Proteins found in one Pseudomonas frederiksbergensis genomic segment:
- a CDS encoding DUF2790 domain-containing protein — protein MRLDVKRVLHSPDLNDVCGIHEVEMLYEDSQGQQHLLRYPIWGTCSNDN, from the coding sequence ATGCGTCTGGATGTGAAACGAGTGCTTCACTCGCCCGACCTGAATGATGTTTGTGGAATCCATGAAGTGGAAATGCTGTATGAAGATTCGCAAGGGCAGCAACATCTTTTGCGTTACCCGATCTGGGGAACTTGTAGCAACGATAACTAG